Genomic segment of Rhodocaloribacter litoris:
GGCCAGTTTGAGGTTTTTGTCCTCGAAGGCGTCGACGTTGACGATGATCGAGCCGCCGGGGCGTACGCGCCGCAGGTTCACCTTGAGGGCGGCGGGGTTCATTGCCACCAGCAGGTCCACCTCGTCACCGGGGGTGCGGATGTCGACCTCGCCGAAGTGGAGCTGGAAGCCGCTGACGCCGTAGGTGGTTCCTGCCGGCGCGCGGATCTCTGCCGGGAAGTCGGGCAGGGTGGCCAGGTCGTTGCGGGCGTAGGCCGTCGCCAGGGTGAACTGCGAACCGGTCAACTGCATGCCGTCGCCGGAGTCGCCGGCAAAGAGGATGGTCGCCTCGGGCAGGGTCTCGACCCTTTTGTCGGAGGAGGGAGGATGCATGGATCCAGCAATGGTAAGACGGAAGGCACGGCGGGTGCATGCACGCCGGAGGCCGGGAGCCTCCGAACGGCACATGCTCAAACGCCGCAAATCTGGAGTTGATTCGCGGAGTTACACCGGGCGGGCACCGCGATGATGCTTCACATAGGACGGCATGTCTCGAAAGAAGGGTATCTCTGGAAAGGATTCCCCTGATAATCCTTACCTCGAGAACTTCCTTACTGTTCGGGGGACCGGGTTTCGTGGAAATTTTTCTGAAATAGAAGCATATTTGATGTTCGGGTCCCGGACCTTGTTCTTGGCTGATGGAAGGCGAAAGCAGAACTCTAGCGGAGGTCATGGTCATTGGGGGCATGGCTGCCCTTAGCGAACGGCCCACGTGTAGCCGCGGATCTGGACGCGTTGCGCGTCCCCTCGGCCCGGGCTCTCCTGTGGCCCAGGTGCGCACCCGTGAAGGGTGCGGCTACAGGGTTGTTTCCTGTAGTTGCGGGCTTTAGCCCGGGCTCTCCGGTGGACCAGGGGGCGCACCCATGAAGGGTGCGGCTACATCGCGCTGCACAATGATGCCCTCAATGGCATTGACCAACGCTATCCTGGTTCTTCTGTCAAACGCACGCGTCGCCATGGTCATGAGGAACATCAGAAACGTGAGTGGTTTCGTTACCAAGGAGCGATTCATTCTGGGGAAGACCCCTCGGGAGATGGCCCGACTTCTGGGATTCGATGCAGGTCGCATGTCCGAGGGGGCGGAGGTTTATGTTTTGAAGGTCCTTCCGTCGGACGAGCAGTTCGAGCTGGCCGGCTATACGTATTGGTCGGGATTAGACCCCGCCAGGAAGCAGCGCGACGTGCTCTGGCCCCGGGAGGCCGTGGCCATCGACCGGCGCCTGGGGTTGCCGGATCCGGAGGTTCGGGCCAGGAAACGGGTACGGAACTCCTGGAGTCTGCATGGTCCGGATCGGCTTGTAAAGGTCATACCCCGCAAGCCGCACGTTGAGGGTGTTTCTGAGTATCCTCCCGGCACGGGTGTGCCCCAGTGGGTGCTCCGGGTTGCGTTGCCCGCCGTGCTGGTGAAGACGCTCGGGCCTGACGAGCCTTACCGGCCCTACGGGGGAGTGGGCCGGTAAGGCTCGTCGTGTGAGATCCCGGCGGCAGCATGGTTTCGTCACCCGGCCCGGCAGCGGAACAGAGACGGCAGCCCGGCTGTTCACCCCATGCTTTTCGTTCCGGACGAAACCCCAGCCGGTTTTTTGCGAGGCTCGCCATGCCCGTCGCTTTCGCCGATCTTTTCAGCCGGCCCAAGCCCCTGATTGCCATGATCCACACGGGGCCGAGTCCGGGGTTGCCGGGGTTCGTCTGCATGGAGAGTGCCGTCGAACGGGCGGTGGCCGAGGCCGAGGTCTATCTCCGGGCCGGGGTGGACGGCATCCTGGTCGAGAACATGCACGACTTTCCCTGCGTCCACGAGCGAGAGATGGGGCCCGAGGTGGCGGCCTTCATGACGCGGGTGGCCTACGCCGTCAAACGGCGGGCGGGCAGAACGCCCGTCGGCCTGCAGGTCCTCTTTCAGGCCAACCGTACGGCCCTGGCGGTGGCCCTGGCCGCCGGGTGCGACTTCGTCCGCGCCGAGGGGTGGACGTACGCCCACGTGGCGGACAAGGGGATGGCCGAGGCCTGTGCCGGTACGGTGGTGCGTTATCGCCATCACATCCGGGCCGACCACCTGCCCGTCTTTGCCGACGTGAAGAAGAAACACGCCGCCCACGCGCTGACGGCGGACCTGAGCCTCGCCGACCTGGCGCGCGGCATGGCCCTGCACCGCGCCGATGCCGTCGTCGTCACCGGCACCCGCACGGGCGAGCCCCCGTCGCCCGACGACCTCGACGCCGTGTGCGCGGCCACGTCGCTGCCGGTGATCGTGGGCAGCGGCGTCACGGCCGGCAACCTGGGCGACCTCTTCCAGCGGGCCGACGGCTTCATCGTGGGCAGTGCGCTCAAAGAGGGCGGCGTGTGGGATGCCCCCGTCTGTGCCGAACGGGTGGAGGCCCTCGTCGGCGCCCTGGAGCGGTGCCGGGCCGCCCATCGCAGCCGGCTCATGGAAAACTGATCCGAACCATTTGCCCGGTCCTTCGTTTACCGCGTCGCGAACATTTCTTTTGTGTCGAAACAACGAAGCATCGGGTAGAGCCCGAGGAAACGATGGTTCCCTATGTCGCCATCACCGACGACATCGTCGTC
This window contains:
- a CDS encoding BtpA/SgcQ family protein yields the protein MPVAFADLFSRPKPLIAMIHTGPSPGLPGFVCMESAVERAVAEAEVYLRAGVDGILVENMHDFPCVHEREMGPEVAAFMTRVAYAVKRRAGRTPVGLQVLFQANRTALAVALAAGCDFVRAEGWTYAHVADKGMAEACAGTVVRYRHHIRADHLPVFADVKKKHAAHALTADLSLADLARGMALHRADAVVVTGTRTGEPPSPDDLDAVCAATSLPVIVGSGVTAGNLGDLFQRADGFIVGSALKEGGVWDAPVCAERVEALVGALERCRAAHRSRLMEN